A window of Halopseudomonas sabulinigri genomic DNA:
GTCGATGTCCGGACCGGTGAGATTGAAGGTTTCCACACCCACCTGATGAAACTGGCGGTAACGTCCTTTCTGCGGGCGTTCATGGCGGAACATCGGTCCGGTGTACCAGACCTTCTGACCGACACCACTACCCAACAGCCCGTGCTGCAGCATGGCGCGTACACAACCGGCCGTGCCTTCAGGGCGCAGGGTAAGCGAGTCGCCATTGCGATCATCGAAGGTGTACATCTCCTTCTCGACGATATCGGTGACTTCGCCGATGGAGCGCTTGAACAGCTCGGTAGGCTCAACAATCGGCAGGCGAATCTGCTGGTAGCCGTAGCCCGTCAGCAGGTCGGCTACGGTGCGCTCAAAGTACTGCCAGAGAGCGCTATCGGCGGGCAAAATGTCGTTCATGCCGCGCACGGCTTGCAGGGTTTTCAAAGCATCTTTCCTTTCGTTCAGCCGCGCACTATGGTGTTGGCGTCCAGCGCCTGCTTGGCAGCAATCTTGTCGCGAATCATTTTTTCCAGGCGATCGACCAGTTCGGCGTTGTCCACCTTCTGATCCGGCTTGCCATCCTGGTAAATAAGGTTGTTCGGCGTGCCGCCGGTGAGCCCGATATCAGCCTCTTTCGCCTCACCCGGGCCATTCACCACACAGCCGATGACCGCCACATCCAGCGGCGTGAGCACATCATCCAGGCGGCTTTCCAACTCATTCATGGTCTTGATCACATCAAAGTTCTGCCGCGAGCAGCTGGGGCAGGCAATGAAGTTAATGCCGCGCGAGCGCAGGTGCAGCGACTTGAGGATATCGAAACCGACCTTGATCTCTTCGACCGGGTCTGCCGCCAGGGAGATGCGGATGGTATCACCGATTCCCTCGGCCAGAAGCATGCCGAGACCAACCGCCGACTTCACTGTGCCGGAGCGCAAGCCACCGGCCTCGGTGATGCCCAGGTGCAGCGGTTGCTCAATCTGTTGCGCCAGCAGGCGGTAGGCGCCCACCGCCATGAACACATCAGAGGCCTTGACGCTGACCTTGTAATCCTGGAAATCAAGCCGATCCAGATGGTCAACGTGGCGCATGGCCGACTCCACCAGTGCCGCCGGGGTGGGTTCGCCGTATTTTTTTTGCAGGTCCTTTTCCAGCGAACCGGCGTTTACGCCGATGCGGATCGGAATACCATTGTGGCGCGCCGCATCTACCACGGCCTTCACGCGGTCCTCACGACCGATGTTGCCCGGATTGATACGCAGGCAATCAACGCCAAGATCCGCCACCCGCAGGGCGATCTTGTAATCGAAATGAATATCGGCAACCAGCGCCATGCGCGTTTGCTTGCGAATCTCTCCGAAAGCCTCGGCAGCTTCCATACTCGGAATGGAGATACGCACGATGTCTGCACCGGCGGCTTCAAGGCGCTGAATCTGCCCAAGCGTCGCGGCGACATCACAGGTTTCGGTGTTGGTCATGCTCTGCACTGAAATGGGCGCATCGCCCCCTACCAGTACCGAACCGACCTTGATCTGCCGGGAAACACGGCGCTTGATCGGCGATTGATGTTGCATAACGGAGTAACCTCTTACTGACCCAGGCGCAGACGAGCAACGCCCGACTGGCTCTGTTGCGGCAAGGTAACGGCCTCGCCACGATAGCGAATGGACTCAACAGCGCTGCGATCACCGATCACCAGATCCATTGCGCCCTCGTGGTCAAGATTGATCGACTGCCCCGCCTGCATCAACGCGCTGTGCAGCACCGCACCGTTGACCGCCTTGATCTGCACCCAGCAGTTGGCGGTAAAACTGATATTCAGTGTGGCGTTACCCGCTACGGCCTCGGTCGGCGCTGCAGCGGGCTCCGCGGTATTGTCGGCCGCAGGTGTCGGCTCAACAGTGCCACCCGAGGCTGCACTGGCAGCGGCGTCGGAAACCTCTTGCGTCTGCTCTGTCGCGGCTGTAGTGGGACCCTCAGTCGACCCAGCCTCGTCGGGCGCGGCGGCGGTACTCAGACCAAGTTGCTCATCGGTGAGGCTCTCGGCCTGTTCGGCAATCGAGGGTGGCAAGGTCAGCGCGTCCACTTCCACTTCATCCAGCAGCGCGTCATCGTCAAGCGCGTCTTCATCCAGCGCATCGACCACCTGACTGGAACGGTTGTCGTACCACCAAACCACAGAGGCAACCAGCGCCAGCACAATCAGCAGGCTGACCCAACGCATCGCACCGCCGCCACTGCGGCGCGGCTCCGCCACACGACTGATACCGCTGACCGGGCGCTCACGCGCCTCGATACCGCGGAAACGATCGAATTCTACCGCCAGCCGATTGGGATCAAGCCCCACCAGGCGCGCATAGCTGCGGATATAGCCACGCGCAAAGGTATCACCGGGAAGACGATCGTAAAGCCCGTTTTCGATGCCCTCTACCGCTGCCACCGAAATTTTCAGGTTCTGTGCAATCTCGACCTGCGTCATGCGACGCTCGGTCCGCGCGGCCCGCAGGGTATCGCCCGGGTTACTCAGACGCTGTTGTTCAGCCATGCCTGCACCTGCATCATGACGTTCGGAACTCATAATTATTCAGACTCCATAAGCGCTTTCGCTTCAGGGCTAGCGGGGTAGAGTCGCTTGAGCTGCAGGGCATAGCTGGCGGCCCGACTGTGATCTTCAAAGCGTTTTGCCAGCTGGATACCCAGCCCCAGACTGGCTGCATTCTGACCGGACATTTCGGCAAAGGCGCGATAATGCTGCCACGCAGGTACGTAGTCCTGCGCCTGGAATTCCAGCTGCGCCAACTCCAGCAGGGCCCGTGGCTGACGGCTATTCAAGCGCAGTGACCGCTCGAAGCTTTCGCGCGCCTCGCTGGTGGCGCCCATACGCTGATAGGTCAGGCCGAGGTTTTCGAACACGCGCGAGCGCTCACTGTAGAGCGTATCTTCCGAAGCCTTCTGGAAATAGCCCAGCGCTTCCGGGTAGCGCTCCCGATCCAGCAGGAAAGCGCCGTAGTTATTCAGAATACGGGCGTTTTGCGGGTCACTGCTCAAGGCCGCGCGAAAGTGCTTTTCGGCGGTTTCGTACTCCCCTTCATACTGGAACACCAGCGCCAGCGCGGTGTTGGCGGACGCCGACTTGGGATCCAGCGCCAAGGCTTCACTCAGCGGCTTTTTCGCCCGCTCGGTCTCACCCTTTTGCAAGTAACCGAGGCCCAGTTGTATGTAGGCATCGCGCGCCTGCTCCGGGTCGACCTTGCGGCTGGTGTCGCCGGTGGTCACGCAGCCGGTCAGCAGCAGGCTCAGCGTTAACATCAGGGCTGCAGACTTACTCATGCGATCATCCTTCCTGGCTGAAGAGTATTAGTGGTTGCTGCCGCGCGCCGGTTCCGCGCTCTCTGCTTCGGCGGCCAACTGGCGCACAGCGATATAGCGCTCGCTGCGGCGCGTGCGATCCATCACTTGACCGACCAACTGGCCACAGGCTGCGTCGATATCCTCCCCGCGCGTAGTCCGCACGGTGACGTTATAACCAGCCTGATGCAACATATCCTGGAAGCGGCGAATGGCATTATTGCTTGGCCGTTCGTAACCCGAATGCGGGAAGGGGTTGAAAGGTATCAGGTTGATCTTGCAAGGAATATCGCGCAGCAGCTCGATCATTTCCGCGGCGTGCTCCGGACGGTCGTTGACGTCCTTGAGCAGGGTGTACTCAATCGTCAACGAGCGCTTCTCGCCGAGACCGGCAATGTACTTCTTGCACGCCGGCAGCAACACCTCAAGCGGGTATTTCTTGTTCAGTGGCACCAACTGGCTGCGCAACTCGTTGTTCGGCGCGTGCAGCGACAGTGCCAGGGCAACATCGGTGATCTCGCCCAGTTTCTCGATCATCGGTACCACGCCCGAGGTAGACAACGTCACCTTGCGCTTGGAGATGCCGTAACCCATGTCGTCCATCATCAACTGCATGGCATCGACGACATTGTCAAAATTCAATAGCGGCTCGCCCATGCCCATCATCACTACGTTGGTCACCGAGCGATCCACGGTAGCGGGTACAGAGCCGAAGGACTTGTTGGCGATCCACACCTGGCCAATGATTTCAGCCACGGTCAGATCACTGTTGAAGCCCTGCTTGCCGGTCGAGCAGAAGCTGCAGTCCAGCGCACAACCCGCCTGGGACGAGACACACAGCGTGCCACGCCCATTTTGCGGGATATACACCGTCTCCACGCAACTGCCCGAGGCAACCCGCACGACCCACTTGCGTGTGCCGTCGCGGGAAATATCCTCACTGACCACCTCGGGACCCCGAATCTCGGCGCAGGCCTTGAGCTTTTCGCGCAGGGCCTTACCGACATTGGTCATGTCATCGAAGTTGTCGACACCATAGTGATGAATCCATTTCATAACCTGGCCGGCACGAAAACGCTTCTCTCCCAGTTCCTCGAAGAAAGCTTCCAGTTTCTGCTGTGTCAGACCCAGCAGATTGGTCTTGCTGGTTGCATTGGTCATGGTGATCACATCACTTGGTTGAACAGGTAAGGATAAGCTTAGCGGGTACGCGGGCAGAGCTCGGTTTCGGCGAAGAAATAACCGATTTCACGTGCAGCGGAAGTTGCAGAGTCGGAACCGTGTACCGCGTTGGCGTCGATAGACTCGGCGAAGTCGGCGCGAATGGTGCCGGCAGCGGCTTCTTTCGGGTTGGTTGCGCCCATCAGGTCACGGTTCTTGAGTACCGCGCCTTCGCCTTCCAGCACTTGAACGACAACCGGACCGGAAGTCATGAAGGCAACCAGATCCTTGAAGAAAGGACGCTCTTTGTGCTCGGCGTAGAAGCCTTCGGCGTCAGACTGAGACAGCTGAACCATTTTGGCAGCAACAACGCTCAGGTTAGCCTGCTCGAAACGGCTGATGATCTGACCAACAACGTTCTTGGCGACGGCATCGGGCTTGATGATGGACAGGGTGCGTTCAACGGCCATGTAACTCTCCAGACAGTTTTTTCGGATTGAAATGATAAAAGATGGTTAACCTGCGGATTATACGCAGGTTAAAGACAAATAGATAACAGCAGCGCGGTTCCCGACTGGCGGCGAATTCAGGCTGCCTGGCGCAGGCGCTGCACTACCTGACAGATGATCTCGGCAGCGCGCAGGACGTCCTCTTCGCGGGTATAACGACCGAGCGACAGCCGGATAGAGCTGTGCGCCAACTCGTCATCCAGACCGATGGCACGCAGCACGTAGGAGGGCTCAACCGCCGCCGAGGTACAGGCCGAACCACTCGACAGCGCCAGGTCTTTCAGCGCCAACAGCAGCAGCTCACCATCCACCCCGGCAAACGCGAGATTCAAATTGTGCGGCACCCGCGCCTGCGCGCTGCCGTTGAGGGTAACGTCCGGCAACGCCGCCAGGCCGGACAGCAAGCTGTCGCGCAGGCCGGCAATGCGCGCCGACTCGCTCGCCAGCAGCTTGCCGGCCAGCTCAAAGGCCGTGCCCATACCCACGATCTGGTGGGTGGCCAAGGTGCCAGAGCGCATGCCACGCTCGTGCCCACCGCCGTGAATCTGCGCTGGTAGCCGCAGCGCCAGGCCGCGGCGCACGAACAAGGCACCAATCCCTTTGGGGCCGTAGGTTTTGTGCGCGCTGAACGACATGAAGTCGACCGGCAGCGTGCGCAGGTCAATCGCCAGCTTGCCGGTCGACTGCGCGGCGTCCACGTGCATCAGCACGCCGCGGGCATGCGCCAGCGCACCCAATGCCGCAATGTCATTGATGGTGCCGATTTCGTTGTTGACGTGCATCAACGTCACCAGCACGGTGTCGTCACGCAGCGCCGCCTGCAATTGCTCCGGGGTAATCACACCCTCAGCGCCAGGCTGCAGATAGGTCACCTCAAAGCCTTCGCGCTCCAGCTGTTGGCAACTGTCGAGCACCGCCTTGTGTTCGATTTTAGAGGTGATGATATGGCGACCGCGCTCAGCCTGCGCATGCGCCACGCCCTTGATCGCCAGGTTATCCGACTCAGTGGCGCCCGAGGTCCAGACGATTTCGCGCGGATCAGCGCCCACCAGATCAGCCACCTGACGACGCGCCAGCTCGACTGCCTCCTCGGCTTTCCAGCCGTAGAGGTGCGAGCGCGACGCCGGGTTGGCAAAGTTGCCGTCCAGCGTCAGGCAGGCCATCATTTTTTCCGCCACCAGCGGGTCGACCGGTGTGGTGGCTGCGTAATCCAGGTAAATGGGTTGCTTCATGCGATTGCCTCAGCGTGCAGTGGTGTCGTTGCGTTCAGCGTCCACTGCAGCATCGGTATCGTCCTTCAACAGCTCGAAGTCCTCGCCGCCCAGTGCTGGCAGCTCTTTGGCGCAGTAATCACTGCCCAGCTCGCTGAGCGCCTTGCACATACCCTCCAGCCGGCTATCAACTGCCTGCATGTGATCCAGCATCTGCCCAATAGCGCGCGCGACCGGGTCCGGCATGTCACGGCTTACACCGTAGGCATCAAACCCGAGCTTCTCGGCCATCGCCTGACGCTTGGCTTCCTGCTGCTCGTCGGCCGATTGATCCGCCTCCTTGACGATAATCCGGCCGGGAATCCCGACTGCGGTGGCACCGGCCGGCACTGCCTTGGTGACCACGGCATTGGAGCCGATCTTGGCCCCCTTACCGACAGTGAAGGGCCCCAATACCTTGGCGCCAGCGCCCACCACCACGCCGTCTTCCAGCGTCGGATGGCGCTTGCCCTGATCCCAGCTGGTGCCGCCCAGCGTGACACCCTGATACAGGGTCACATCATCACCAATCTCGGCAGTTTCACCAATCACTACACCAAAGCCATGGTCAATGAAAAAACGACGCCCCAGCTTGGCGCCGGGGTGAATCTCGATACCGGTCAACCAGCGCGCCAGGTGCGATACCATGCGCGCCAGCAAAAAGGCGTTGCGCACCCAAAGTCCATGCGACAGCCGGTGCATCCAGACCGCATGCAGACCCGGATAGCAAGTCAGCACTTCCAACGTGTTGCGCGCAGCAGGGTCACGGTGGAAAACACTGGCTATGTCTTCTTTCATGCGTTCAAACATGCTTAACGTCTCCGCGCACCGGATGCTTTGACTCCGATGGCCTTCTGGGTTTCGGTCAGGATGCCGCGCAGGATGTTCATTTCCATCCGATTGACCTGAATGCGGCCGTACAGGCGACGCAAACGCGGCATCAACTGTCTCGGTTTTTGAGGGTCGTGGAAGCCGATTTCAACCAGCACCTGCTCAAGATGCTGAAAATACTGCTCCAGCTCGCCCGCCGTAGCAGGAATCTCATTCGGCAGAGCAGTGGTTTCAACCTTGTGCATCTTGGTCGGCGCGCCGGCGCGCTGCAGAGACTGCATGCGCAATTCGTAGGCCAGCACTTGTACGGCCGCGCCCAGATTGAGCGAGCTGAAATCCGGCATCGACGGAATATGCACGTGGTACTGACAGCGCTGCAGCTCTTCGCTGGTAAGACCGGAGTCCTCGCGCCCGAATACAATGGCGATGGGGCCTGTTTCGGCCGCCTCAAGTCGGTCCAGCACCTCATCTGCAGCCTCGCGCGGGTCCAGCACGGGCCAGGGAATGCGCCGATCGCGGGCACTGGTACCGAGCACCAGTACACAGTCCTCGATCGCTTCTTCCAGCGTGCCGACGATGCGTGCCTGCTGCAGCACATCATCGGCGCCCGATGCGCGTGAATTGGCCTCCGGGTCAGGGAAGCGTACCGGATCCACCAGCACCAGCTCGTGCAACCCCATGTTTTTCATCGCCCGCGCAGCCCCACCGATGTTGCCGGGATGACTGGTGTTGACCAACACCACACGCACATTATTCAACACAGCAGCACCTATACGAGCCAGAATGGACCCTGCATCTTACAAAAGCTGCACCCTGATAGCCATGATGCATTCATGTTGCCAGGGTTATCTGCTACAATTTCCGGCTTTTCATCTTCCTGACAGAGATACATCCCTATGCAGCCCATGCTGAACATCGCCCTGCGCGCCGCGCGCAGCGCCGGAGAACTGATTTACCGTTCCATGGAACGTCTTGATGTTCTCACCGTCGACGAGAAGGATGCTCGCGACTACGTCACGGAGATCGACCGCGCCGCCGAACAAACCATCATCACCCAGCTGCGCAAAGCCTACCCGGATCACAGCATCCAGGCCGAAGAATCCGGTTTCCAGCCCGGCCAGGGTGAAGGTGCCGATACCGTCTGGATTATCGACCCTCTGGACGGTACCACCAACTTCATTCGCGGCGTGCCGCACTTTGCCGTCAGCATCGCCTGTCGGGTAAAGGGCCGCATCGAGCACGCGGTCGTTTTCGATCCGATCCGTCAGGAAGAATTTACTGCCAGCCGTGGCCGTGGCGCCGCACTCAACGGTCGCCGCCTGCGGGTGAGTAATCGCAAGTCGCTTGACGGCGCGCTGCTGGGTACCGGCTTCCCCTTCCGCGACAACCAGATCGACGCGCTGGACAACTACCTGGGCATGTTCCGCAGCCTGGTTGGTCAGACCGCCGGCATTCGCCGTGCCGGTGCTGCCAGCCTCGATCTGGCTTATGTTGCCGCTGGCCGCTTTGATGCCTTCTGGGAGTTTGGTCTGGCGGAATGGGACATGGCCGCTGGCGCACTGCTGATCCAGGAAGCAGGCGGCCTGGTCAGCGATTTCACCGGTGGTCATCAGTTCCTCGACAAGGGCCACATCGTTGCCGGCAATCCCAAGTGCTTCAAGGCGGTACTCACCGCCATCCAGCCGCACCTGACCTCAGGCATGAAGCTCTAACCCGGCTGCAAGCTTCGCGCGGCGAGCTACAAGCTGGCCGTGCATTAGCTGATTAAGAGGCCCACACCCTGATTGGTGTGGGCCTTTTTTGTGGGC
This region includes:
- the cysE gene encoding serine O-acetyltransferase — translated: MFERMKEDIASVFHRDPAARNTLEVLTCYPGLHAVWMHRLSHGLWVRNAFLLARMVSHLARWLTGIEIHPGAKLGRRFFIDHGFGVVIGETAEIGDDVTLYQGVTLGGTSWDQGKRHPTLEDGVVVGAGAKVLGPFTVGKGAKIGSNAVVTKAVPAGATAVGIPGRIIVKEADQSADEQQEAKRQAMAEKLGFDAYGVSRDMPDPVARAIGQMLDHMQAVDSRLEGMCKALSELGSDYCAKELPALGGEDFELLKDDTDAAVDAERNDTTAR
- a CDS encoding RNA methyltransferase, which codes for MLNNVRVVLVNTSHPGNIGGAARAMKNMGLHELVLVDPVRFPDPEANSRASGADDVLQQARIVGTLEEAIEDCVLVLGTSARDRRIPWPVLDPREAADEVLDRLEAAETGPIAIVFGREDSGLTSEELQRCQYHVHIPSMPDFSSLNLGAAVQVLAYELRMQSLQRAGAPTKMHKVETTALPNEIPATAGELEQYFQHLEQVLVEIGFHDPQKPRQLMPRLRRLYGRIQVNRMEMNILRGILTETQKAIGVKASGARRR
- the rlmN gene encoding 23S rRNA (adenine(2503)-C(2))-methyltransferase RlmN, translated to MTNATSKTNLLGLTQQKLEAFFEELGEKRFRAGQVMKWIHHYGVDNFDDMTNVGKALREKLKACAEIRGPEVVSEDISRDGTRKWVVRVASGSCVETVYIPQNGRGTLCVSSQAGCALDCSFCSTGKQGFNSDLTVAEIIGQVWIANKSFGSVPATVDRSVTNVVMMGMGEPLLNFDNVVDAMQLMMDDMGYGISKRKVTLSTSGVVPMIEKLGEITDVALALSLHAPNNELRSQLVPLNKKYPLEVLLPACKKYIAGLGEKRSLTIEYTLLKDVNDRPEHAAEMIELLRDIPCKINLIPFNPFPHSGYERPSNNAIRRFQDMLHQAGYNVTVRTTRGEDIDAACGQLVGQVMDRTRRSERYIAVRQLAAEAESAEPARGSNH
- the pilW gene encoding type IV pilus biogenesis/stability protein PilW; this translates as MSKSAALMLTLSLLLTGCVTTGDTSRKVDPEQARDAYIQLGLGYLQKGETERAKKPLSEALALDPKSASANTALALVFQYEGEYETAEKHFRAALSSDPQNARILNNYGAFLLDRERYPEALGYFQKASEDTLYSERSRVFENLGLTYQRMGATSEARESFERSLRLNSRQPRALLELAQLEFQAQDYVPAWQHYRAFAEMSGQNAASLGLGIQLAKRFEDHSRAASYALQLKRLYPASPEAKALMESE
- the ndk gene encoding nucleoside-diphosphate kinase translates to MAVERTLSIIKPDAVAKNVVGQIISRFEQANLSVVAAKMVQLSQSDAEGFYAEHKERPFFKDLVAFMTSGPVVVQVLEGEGAVLKNRDLMGATNPKEAAAGTIRADFAESIDANAVHGSDSATSAAREIGYFFAETELCPRTR
- a CDS encoding IscS subfamily cysteine desulfurase, whose amino-acid sequence is MKQPIYLDYAATTPVDPLVAEKMMACLTLDGNFANPASRSHLYGWKAEEAVELARRQVADLVGADPREIVWTSGATESDNLAIKGVAHAQAERGRHIITSKIEHKAVLDSCQQLEREGFEVTYLQPGAEGVITPEQLQAALRDDTVLVTLMHVNNEIGTINDIAALGALAHARGVLMHVDAAQSTGKLAIDLRTLPVDFMSFSAHKTYGPKGIGALFVRRGLALRLPAQIHGGGHERGMRSGTLATHQIVGMGTAFELAGKLLASESARIAGLRDSLLSGLAALPDVTLNGSAQARVPHNLNLAFAGVDGELLLLALKDLALSSGSACTSAAVEPSYVLRAIGLDDELAHSSIRLSLGRYTREEDVLRAAEIICQVVQRLRQAA
- a CDS encoding RodZ domain-containing protein, with the protein product MAEQQRLSNPGDTLRAARTERRMTQVEIAQNLKISVAAVEGIENGLYDRLPGDTFARGYIRSYARLVGLDPNRLAVEFDRFRGIEARERPVSGISRVAEPRRSGGGAMRWVSLLIVLALVASVVWWYDNRSSQVVDALDEDALDDDALLDEVEVDALTLPPSIAEQAESLTDEQLGLSTAAAPDEAGSTEGPTTAATEQTQEVSDAAASAASGGTVEPTPAADNTAEPAAAPTEAVAGNATLNISFTANCWVQIKAVNGAVLHSALMQAGQSINLDHEGAMDLVIGDRSAVESIRYRGEAVTLPQQSQSGVARLRLGQ
- the ispG gene encoding flavodoxin-dependent (E)-4-hydroxy-3-methylbut-2-enyl-diphosphate synthase codes for the protein MQHQSPIKRRVSRQIKVGSVLVGGDAPISVQSMTNTETCDVAATLGQIQRLEAAGADIVRISIPSMEAAEAFGEIRKQTRMALVADIHFDYKIALRVADLGVDCLRINPGNIGREDRVKAVVDAARHNGIPIRIGVNAGSLEKDLQKKYGEPTPAALVESAMRHVDHLDRLDFQDYKVSVKASDVFMAVGAYRLLAQQIEQPLHLGITEAGGLRSGTVKSAVGLGMLLAEGIGDTIRISLAADPVEEIKVGFDILKSLHLRSRGINFIACPSCSRQNFDVIKTMNELESRLDDVLTPLDVAVIGCVVNGPGEAKEADIGLTGGTPNNLIYQDGKPDQKVDNAELVDRLEKMIRDKIAAKQALDANTIVRG
- the suhB gene encoding type III secretion system regulator SuhB, producing MQPMLNIALRAARSAGELIYRSMERLDVLTVDEKDARDYVTEIDRAAEQTIITQLRKAYPDHSIQAEESGFQPGQGEGADTVWIIDPLDGTTNFIRGVPHFAVSIACRVKGRIEHAVVFDPIRQEEFTASRGRGAALNGRRLRVSNRKSLDGALLGTGFPFRDNQIDALDNYLGMFRSLVGQTAGIRRAGAASLDLAYVAAGRFDAFWEFGLAEWDMAAGALLIQEAGGLVSDFTGGHQFLDKGHIVAGNPKCFKAVLTAIQPHLTSGMKL